Proteins from a genomic interval of Diceros bicornis minor isolate mBicDic1 chromosome 34, mDicBic1.mat.cur, whole genome shotgun sequence:
- the PSMC4 gene encoding 26S proteasome regulatory subunit 6B: MEEIGILVEKAQDEIPALSVSRPQTGLSFLGPEPEDLEDLYSRYKKLQQELEFLEVQEEYIKDEQKNLKKEFLHAQEEVKRIQSIPLVIGQFLEAVDQNTAIVGSTTGSNYYVRILSTIDRELLKPNASVALHKHSNALVDVLPPEADSSIMMLTSDQKPDVMYSDIGGMDIQKQEVREAVELPLTHFELYKQIGIDPPRGVLMYGPPGCGKTMLAKAVAHHTTAAFIRVVGSEFVQKYLGEGPRMVRDVFRLAKENAPAIIFIDEIDAIATKRFDAQTGADREVQRILLELLNQMDGFDQNVNVKVIMATNRADTLDPALLRPGRLDRKIEFPLPDRRQKRLIFSTITSKMNLSEEVDLEDYVARPDKISGADINSICQESGMLAVRENRYIVLAKDFEKAYKTVIKKDEQEHEFYK; the protein is encoded by the exons ATGGAGGAGATTGGCATCTTGGTCGAGAAAGCTCAG GATGAGATCCCAGCACTGTCTGTGTCACGGCCGCAGACTGGCCTGTCCTTCCTGGGGCCTGAGCCTGAGGACCTGGAGGACCTGTACAGCCGCTACAAG AAGCTGCAGCAGGAGCTGGAGTTCCTGGAGGTGCAGGAGGAGTACATCAAAGACGAGCAAAAGAACCTGAAGAAGGAGTTCCTCCACGCCCAGGAGGAGGTGAAGCGAATCCAGAGCATCCCGCTGGTCATCGGGCAGTTTCTGGAGGCTGTGGACCAGAACACAGCCATCGTGGGCTCCACCACAG GCTCCAACTACTACGTGCGCATCCTGAGCACCATTGATCGGGAGCTGCTCAAGCCCAACGCCTCGGTGGCGCTCCACAAGCACAGCAACGCCCTGGTGGACGTGCTGCCTCCCGAGGCCGACAGCAGCATCATGATGCTCACCTCAG ACCAGAAGCCAGACGTGATGTACTCGGACATCGGGGGCATGGACATCCAGAAGCAGGAGGTGCGCGAAGCCGTGGAGCTCCCACTCACGCACTTTGAACTCTACAAGCAG ATCGGCATCGACCCTCCCCGAGGCGTCCTCATGTATGGCCCGCCCGGCTGCGGGAAGACCATGTTGGCAAAGGCTGTGGCTCATCACACGACAG CTGCGTTTATCCGGGTCGTGGGCTCGGAGTTTGTACAGAAGTACCTCGGCGAGGGCCCCCGCATGGTCCGGGATGTGTTCCGCCTGGCCAAGGAGAACGCACCTGCCATCATCTTCATAGATGAGATCGATGCCATCGCCACCAAGAGATTCGATGCCCAGACGGGGG CTGACAGGGAGGTTCAGAGAATCCTGCTGGAGCTGCTGAACCAAATGGATGGATTCGACCAGAACGTCAATGTCAAG GTGATCATGGCCACGAACAGAGCGGACACCCTGGACCCTGCCCTGCTGCGGCCGGGACGCCTTGACCGTAAAATTGAATTTCCACTCCCTGACCGCCGCCAGAAGAGATTGATTTTTTCCACTATCACCAGCAAAATGAATCTCTCTGAGGAGGTTGACTTGGAAGATT ATGTGGCCCGGCCAGATAAGATTTCAGGCGCCGATATCAACTCCATCTGTCAGGAG AGCGGAATGTTGGCCGTCCGCGAGAACCGCTACATTGTTCTGGCCAAGGACTTCGAGAAAGCCTACAAGACAGTCATCAAGAAGGACGAGCAGGAGCATGAGTTTTACAAGtga